In Microbacterium laevaniformans, a single window of DNA contains:
- the thrS gene encoding threonine--tRNA ligase translates to MTDVSPAADVTYPADGFALFSDRSVVALRVNGDLKDLSTVVTADDAVEPVLVDSADGLSILRHSTAHVMAQAVQRIKPQSNLGIGPPITDGFYFDFGNVDPFTPEDLKAIKKEMERIVRENQRFVRRVVDETEARELMAGEPFKLELISLAGGPGSGANAAEGASAEIGAGELTVYENVNREGEVVWRDLCRGPHVPGTRYVANGWDLTRVAGAYWRGSEKNPQLQRIYGTAWPTKDELRAYQQRLEEAAKRDHRKLGKELDLFSFPDEIGPGLSVFHPKGGIIRYEIERYMRERLLASGYEVVNTPHITKGDLFMTSGHLQWYADGMYPPMVLDEVVDADGHVSREGQEYYLKPMNCPFHNLIFRSRGRSYRELPLRLSEFGSVYRYEKSGTLSGLTRVRGMTQDDTHIYVTADQVKGELTHSLDFVLQTLRDYGLNDFYLELSTKEDGNPKFIGADALWTEATETLREVAEGSGLELVPDPGGAAFYGPKISVQARDAIGRTWQMSTIQLDFNQPERFELEYTGPDGEKHRPVMIHRALFGSVERFFAILLEHYAGAFPVWLAPVQVVGIPVADDFAPYLDEIVARLRAAGVRAEVDHSDDRMPKKIRTHTTQKVPLQLIAGEQDRSAGTVSFRFRDGSQTNGIPVDEAIDKIVAAISGKLLVNTAEDLA, encoded by the coding sequence TTGACCGATGTCTCACCCGCGGCGGACGTGACCTATCCCGCCGACGGCTTCGCCCTGTTTTCCGACCGTTCCGTCGTCGCTCTGCGCGTCAACGGCGACCTGAAGGACCTCTCCACCGTCGTCACGGCCGATGACGCGGTCGAGCCCGTGCTGGTCGACAGCGCCGACGGTCTGTCGATCCTGCGCCACTCCACCGCGCACGTCATGGCCCAGGCCGTGCAGCGCATCAAGCCGCAGTCGAACCTCGGCATCGGCCCCCCGATCACCGACGGCTTCTACTTCGACTTCGGCAACGTCGACCCGTTCACGCCCGAAGACCTCAAGGCCATCAAGAAGGAGATGGAGCGCATCGTCCGCGAGAATCAGCGCTTCGTCCGCCGCGTGGTCGACGAGACCGAGGCGCGAGAGCTCATGGCCGGCGAGCCGTTCAAGCTCGAGCTCATCTCCCTCGCCGGCGGCCCGGGCTCGGGCGCCAACGCCGCCGAGGGCGCGTCCGCCGAGATCGGCGCGGGCGAGCTCACGGTCTACGAGAACGTGAACCGCGAGGGCGAGGTGGTCTGGCGCGACCTCTGCCGCGGGCCCCACGTTCCCGGCACCCGCTACGTCGCGAACGGATGGGACCTCACCCGAGTGGCCGGCGCGTACTGGCGCGGCAGCGAGAAGAACCCGCAGCTGCAGCGCATCTACGGCACCGCGTGGCCCACCAAGGACGAGCTGCGCGCCTACCAGCAGCGCCTCGAAGAGGCCGCCAAGCGCGACCACCGCAAGCTGGGCAAGGAACTCGACCTCTTCTCGTTCCCCGACGAGATCGGCCCCGGCCTCAGCGTGTTCCACCCCAAGGGCGGCATCATCCGCTACGAGATCGAGCGCTACATGCGCGAGCGCCTGCTCGCCAGCGGCTACGAGGTCGTGAACACCCCGCACATCACCAAGGGCGACCTGTTCATGACCAGCGGTCACCTGCAGTGGTACGCCGACGGCATGTACCCGCCGATGGTGCTCGACGAGGTCGTGGATGCCGACGGTCACGTCAGCCGCGAGGGCCAGGAGTACTACCTGAAGCCCATGAACTGCCCGTTCCACAACCTCATCTTCCGTTCGCGCGGACGCTCCTACCGTGAGCTGCCGCTGCGCCTGAGCGAGTTCGGATCCGTCTACCGTTACGAGAAGAGCGGCACCCTCTCCGGCCTCACGCGCGTGCGCGGGATGACCCAGGACGACACCCACATCTACGTCACGGCCGACCAGGTCAAGGGCGAGCTCACCCACAGCCTCGACTTCGTGCTGCAGACCCTCCGCGACTACGGCCTCAACGACTTCTACCTCGAGCTCTCGACGAAGGAAGACGGCAACCCGAAGTTCATCGGGGCCGACGCGCTCTGGACCGAGGCGACCGAGACGCTGCGCGAGGTCGCCGAGGGCTCGGGCCTCGAGCTGGTGCCCGACCCTGGCGGCGCCGCCTTCTACGGACCGAAGATCTCCGTGCAAGCACGCGACGCGATCGGGCGCACCTGGCAGATGTCGACCATCCAGCTCGACTTCAACCAGCCCGAGCGTTTCGAGCTCGAGTACACCGGCCCCGACGGCGAGAAGCACCGCCCCGTGATGATCCACCGTGCTCTGTTCGGCTCGGTGGAGCGCTTCTTCGCGATCCTGCTCGAGCACTACGCCGGCGCGTTCCCCGTGTGGCTGGCTCCCGTGCAGGTCGTCGGCATCCCCGTCGCGGACGACTTCGCCCCCTACCTCGACGAGATCGTCGCGCGGCTGCGGGCCGCGGGCGTGCGCGCCGAGGTCGACCACTCCGACGACCGCATGCCGAAGAAGATCCGCACGCACACGACCCAGAAGGTGCCGCTGCAGCTCATCGCGGGGGAGCAGGATCGCTCCGCGGGCACGGTCTCGTTCCGCTTCCGCGACGGGTCGCAGACCAACGGCATTCCGGTGGATGAGGCGATCGACAAGATCGTCGCCGCGATCTCGGGCAAGCTGCTCGTCAACACTGCGGAGGACCTGGCGTGA
- a CDS encoding HIT family protein gives MSAGDADGDARLEQASAFAGVPDGFQRLWTPHRMAYINTGADALRGSGCPFCAAPQKSDADGLIVHRGVTSYVLLNLFPYNSGHMLVCPYRHIATYDQATPEEVAEIGELTQVGMRVLRAVSRCDGFNIGMNQGAVAGAGVDEHLHQHIVPRWSSDANFFPIIARTKALPQLLGEVREAVAAAWPA, from the coding sequence GTGAGCGCGGGGGACGCCGACGGTGATGCCCGCCTCGAGCAGGCGAGCGCTTTCGCCGGCGTCCCCGACGGTTTCCAGCGGCTCTGGACGCCGCATCGCATGGCGTACATCAACACCGGTGCCGACGCCCTGCGCGGATCGGGGTGCCCGTTCTGCGCCGCCCCGCAGAAGTCGGATGCCGATGGGCTCATCGTCCACCGCGGCGTCACGTCCTACGTGCTGCTGAACCTCTTCCCGTACAACTCGGGACACATGCTCGTGTGCCCCTACCGCCACATCGCGACGTACGACCAGGCGACCCCCGAAGAGGTTGCCGAGATCGGTGAGCTGACCCAGGTCGGCATGAGGGTGCTGCGCGCCGTGTCGCGCTGCGACGGCTTCAACATCGGGATGAACCAGGGTGCGGTCGCGGGGGCGGGGGTCGACGAGCACCTGCACCAGCACATCGTTCCGCGGTGGAGCTCGGATGCGAACTTCTTCCCGATCATCGCCCGCACCAAGGCCCTGCCCCAGCTTCTCGGCGAGGTGCGCGAGGCCGTCGCGGCGGCCTGGCCGGCGTGA